One Cucurbita pepo subsp. pepo cultivar mu-cu-16 chromosome LG20, ASM280686v2, whole genome shotgun sequence genomic window carries:
- the LOC111783145 gene encoding exocyst complex component EXO70H1-like gives MRNHFFKSLTPSHSPARTTPSHSPARTTPSHGLCESLMEENIEVAETLITKWDSASSSYADITPLFQDDRYEAKQYLKAVKDLQTAMDYFGTEHTNSQHLVRAQRLMQTAMKRLQREFHRILAENRTHLDPESISNRSSRNSVLTGNSDLEDDSEDDLRFANENVSEEERMSRSAIADLKSIAEGMISAGYGKECVKIYTVNRKSIVEEGLYNLGVAKTSYHHVHRMEWEVLEVKIKNWLNAVKIAVKTFFEAEKYLCDRVFWSSASIRESIFSEITKESALTLFGFPEMAVKSKKSPEKIFLILDLYEAIFNLWPDIESMFACESTASVRSLIDHSLTKIAESIRSMLVDFESHIQKDSSRTPVPGGGVHPLTRYVMNYIAFLSDYSGILPGIVADWPSMLHSPLPESFFGGNDSEENPLALRLAWLILVLLSKLDSKAEVYHDAPLSYIFLANNLEYIVVKVRTSNLKSVLGDEWIESHEAKVKQYASSYIRMGWSRVFLSLPENPMAEISPERARKHFHDFNIAFEEAYKHQASWIVMDSKLREHIKITLGKKLGTLYGEFYINYRARLENLYGNDSEVRFAPDDLGNYLSDLLHADGNSGGSVSSTSSLSSSPYHFHGGRHSG, from the coding sequence ATGAGGAACCATTTCTTCAAGTCTTTAACGCCTTCGCATTCTCCTGCCAGAACCACGCCGTCTCATTCCCCTGCTAGAACCACGCCGTCGCACGGCCTCTGCGAGTCTCTAATGGAGGAGAATATTGAAGTTGCAGAAACCCTAATTACGAAATGGGACTCTGCTTCTTCGTCTTATGCCGATATCACTCCTCTGTTCCAAGATGACCGCTACGAGGCTAAACAGTACCTGAAGGCTGTCAAGGATTTGCAGACGGCGATGGATTATTTCGGCACCGAGCATACGAACTCTCAACATCTTGTTCGCGCTCAGCGTCTGATGCAGACCGCGATGAAGAGGTTGCAGAGGGAGTTCCACAGGATTTTGGCGGAGAATCGGACGCATCTGGATCCGGAATCCATTTCGAATCGGTCGTCTAGGAATTCGGTTCTCACTGGTAACTCTGATTTGGAGGATGATTCTGAGGACGATTTGCGATTTGCGAACGAGAATGTTTCCGAGGAGGAGCGGATGTCGAGATCGGCTATTGCGGATTTGAAATCGATTGCGGAAGGTATGATTTCTGCTGGTTATGGTAAAGAGTGTGTGAAGATTTATACTGTTAATCGGAAATCGATTGTTGAGGAAGGACTGTATAATCTTGGAGTTGCGAAGACGAGTTATCATCATGTTCATAGGATGGAGTGGGAGGTTTTGGAAGTGAAGATCAAGAACTGGTTGAATGCTGTTAAAATTGCTGTTAAAACTTTCTTCGAAGCGGAGAAATACCTCTGCGATCGAGTTTTTTGGAGTTCCGCTTCGATTAGAGAGTCTATTTTCTCTGAAATTACCAAAGAGAGCGCTCTAACTCTGTTTGGCTTCCCGGAAATGGCGGTGAAATCGAAGAAATCTCCCGAGAAAATATTCCTGATTCTCGATCTGTACGAAGCGATCTTCAATCTCTGGCCGGATATCGAATCAATGTTCGCCTGCGAATCCACGGCCTCCGTCCGATCTCTAATCGACCATTCGCTAACGAAAATCGCGGAAAGCATCCGCTCCATGCTCGTCGATTTCGAATCTCACATCCAGAAAGATTCCTCCAGAACGCCAGTACCAGGCGGCGGAGTTCATCCACTCACTCGCTACGTGATGAACTACATCGCATTCCTCAGCGACTACAGCGGAATCCTCCCAGGAATAGTCGCGGATTGGCCGTCGATGCTTCACTCTCCATTGCCGGAATCCTTCTTTGGCGGAAACGATTCGGAAGAAAATCCTCTCGCCTTACGCTTGGCCTGGTTGATTTTAGTCCTCCTCTCGAAGCTCGACAGCAAAGCGGAGGTGTACCACGACGCGCCTCTGTCCTACATCTTCCTAGCGAACAACCTCGAGTACATCGTCGTGAAGGTACGAACCTCAAATCTGAAATCCGTTCTAGGAGACGAGTGGATCGAGAGCCACGAAGCGAAGGTGAAGCAGTACGCATCAAGCTACATACGGATGGGATGGAGCAGAGTGTTCTTATCACTACCGGAGAATCCGATGGCGGAGATCTCACCGGAGAGAGCAAGAAAACACTTCCACGATTTCAATATCGCATTCGAAGAAGCCTACAAGCATCAAGCGTCGTGGATCGTGATGGATTCAAAGCTGCGTGAGCACATCAAGATCACGCTGGGGAAGAAACTCGGGACGCTCTACGGTGAGTTCTACATCAACTACCGTGCGCGATTGGAGAATCTTTACGGAAATGATTCGGAGGTGAGATTTGCGCCGGATGATTTGGGAAACTACTTGTCGGATTTGCTTCACGCCGATGGGAATTCGGGAGGGAGTGTTTCTTCAACGTCGTCGTTATCGTCGTCGCCGTATCACTTTCATGGTGGTCGGCATAGTGGATGA
- the LOC111783660 gene encoding histone H2A, protein MDSSAKLKKGAGGRKGGGPKKKPVSRSVKAGLQFPVGRIGRYLKNGRYARRVGTGAPVYLAAVLEYLAAEVLELAGNAARDNKKNRIIPRHVLLAIRNDEELGKLLAGVTIAHGGVLPNINPVLLPKKSEKAATKEPKSPSKASKATKSPKKA, encoded by the exons ATGGATTCTAGCGCCAAGTTAAAGAAGGGAGCAGGTGGAAGAAAGGGCGGCGGTCCGAAGAAGAAGCCAGTTTCCCGCTCCGTTAAGGCCGGTCTCCAGTTCCCCGTCGGTAGAATTGGTCGGTACTTGAAGAATGGCCGGTATGCTCGACGTGTCGGTACCGGAGCTCCGGTCTACTTGGCCGCCGTTCTTGAGTATCTCGCCGCCGAG GTGTTGGAATTGGCTGGAAATGCAGCCCGAGAcaacaagaagaacagaaTAATTCCTAGGCATGTATTGTTGGCCATAAGAAACGATGAAGAGCTTGGGAAATTGCTAGCCGGCGTAACGATTGCACATGGTGGTGTTCTTCCAAACATAAACCCAGTTCTGTTGCCTAAGAAGAGTGAAAAAGCAGCCACTAAAGAACCTAAATCTCCATCAAAGGCCTCTAAGGCTACAAAATCCCCAAAAAAGGCTTAG